The proteins below come from a single Verrucomicrobiota bacterium genomic window:
- a CDS encoding DUF433 domain-containing protein: MVRDYLSFFERRHEICGGAPVIKGTRVSVRTILASVADN; this comes from the coding sequence ATGGTGCGCGATTACCTGTCGTTTTTTGAACGCCGACACGAGATTTGTGGCGGAGCGCCGGTCATTAAGGGTACGCGGGTTTCGGTGCGAACCATTCTGGCCAGCGTGGCTGACAATTAA